A stretch of Phragmites australis chromosome 12, lpPhrAust1.1, whole genome shotgun sequence DNA encodes these proteins:
- the LOC133886300 gene encoding uncharacterized mitochondrial protein AtMg00810-like encodes MTDLGALHHFLGVAVTRTSDGLFLSQRQYAVDLLQRAGMAECHPTATPVDTQAKLSAHEGNKLSDKDNSEYRSIAGALQYLTLTRPDLAYAVQQVCLFMHAPREPHRALIKRILRYVKGTLSSGLHIGAGSIQTLTAYSDADWAGCPDSRRSTSGFCVYLGDNLVSWSSKRQTTVSRSSAEAEYRAVVHVVAECCWLWQLLQELHLQLPQATVVFCDNVSAIYMTANSVHHKRTKHIEIDIHFVREKVALGEIRVLHVPSSHQFADIMMKGLPTPLFTDFRTSLCVRKPPASAAGGY; translated from the coding sequence ATGACCGACTTGGGTGCTCTTCACCACTTCCTTGGCGTCGCCGTCACCCGCACCTCCGACGGCCTGTTCCTGTCGCAGCGACAGTACGCCGTCGATCTCCTCCAGCGGGCGGGCATGGCTGAGTGTCATCCTACCGCAACCCCTGTTGACACTCAGGCCAAGCTCTCCGCCCATGAAGGCAACAAGCTATCAGACAAGGACAACTCAGAGTACAGGAGCATAGCAGGGGCTCTTCAGTACCTGACTCTGACGCGTCCTGATCTGGCTTATGCAGTTCAACAGGTGTGTCTCTTCATGCACGCCCCGAGGGAGCCCCACCGTGCGCTGATCAAGCGCATTCTGCGCTATGTGAAGGGCACGCTATCCTCCGGTCTTCACATTGGCGCCGGCTCCATCCAGACGCTGACCGCATACTCTGATGCTGACTGGGCTGGTTGCCCTGACTCCAGGCGGTCCACTTCTGGTTTCTGCGTCTATCTCGGCGACAACCTGGTCTCCTGGTCCTCCAAACGCCAGACCACGGTCTCCCGCTCTAGTGCTGAGGCTGAATACCGTGCTGTGGTTCACGTTGTGGCCGAGTGCTGTTGGCTGTGGCAACTCCTTCAGGAGCTCCATCTTCAGCTGCCCCAGGCTACGGTGGTCTTCTGCGACAACGTCAGCGCCATCTACATGACGGCCAATTCGGTCCACCACAAGCGCACGAAGCATATTGAGATTGACATTCACTTTGTGCGCGAGAAGGTGGCCCTTGGCGAGATTCGGGTCCTTCATGTTCCTTCGTCTCATCAGTTCGCTGACATTATGATGAAAGGGCTCCCAACGCCACTGTTTACAGATTTCAGAACCAGCCTGTGCGTCCGCAAGCCTCCCGCTTCGGCTGCGGGCGGGTATTAG